One region of Luteitalea sp. genomic DNA includes:
- a CDS encoding prepilin-type N-terminal cleavage/methylation domain-containing protein, with product MDRWQQSHPCAVRGFTLIECVTALAIIVVLA from the coding sequence ATGGACCGATGGCAGCAAAGCCATCCCTGTGCGGTGCGCGGCTTCACGCTCATCGAGTGCGTCACGGCGCTCGCCATCATCGTGGTGCTGGCC